The Bombus vancouverensis nearcticus chromosome 2, iyBomVanc1_principal, whole genome shotgun sequence genome window below encodes:
- the CysRS gene encoding cysteine--tRNA ligase, cytoplasmic isoform X1: MAKRLQPSWMPPERKSSSVLKLYNSLTREKEIFVPQFGNHILWYSCGPTVYDASHMGHARSYISFDILRRVLSDYFGYDILYVMNITDIDDKIIKRARQNYLYEKYIEENHTLDEILDDAKYVMCIFEDTVKNTNDTDKKCMLEALLCNVEKAIENLENVVKLKDEEKMKEYQELLLKEARDPLAEWLDKTKGATVTEHSIFTKLSQHWEMEFHKDMDSLNILRPNVLTRVSEYIPEIITFIEKIIENGIAYESNGSVYFDVATFDKQDKHYYAKLVPEAYGDTSSLQEGEGDLSGTKVSEKRSPTDFALWKCSKEGEPWWESPWGKGRPGWHIECSVMASIICGESLDIHTGGIDLKFPHHDNEMAQAEAYYNNSNWVKYFLHSGHLTIAGCKMSKSLKNFITIQDALKKHSARQLRLAFLLHSWKDTLDYSDDTMHMAIQYEKFLNEFFLNVKCKIRSLGSETNINTFTKWTKSEVELNEKFYHARDLVHNALCDNIDTRSALDAVRDLVTHCNIYMKEIKQPNTLLLRDVAVYITKMFIIFGVISSHDSIGFPVDSNTANLNVEEVVMPYLEILANFREKVRNHAKALKASSILEECDTLRDDILPNIGVRLEDSNEEVCKIKLVNKEELLKEKIHKKQMELERTLEKERRKAEAAAKEALRKIPPSEMFKLEKDKYSQFDGNGVPTHYIDGTEISKGQMKKLLKLQQAQEKRYNEYLASTNNA, from the exons ATGGCAAAAAGGTTACAACCATCTTGGATGCCACCAGAAAGAAAAAGCAGCTCAGTTCTTAAGTTATACAACAGCTTAACTAGggagaaagaaatatttgtccCTCAATTTGGAAATCATATATTATGGTATAGTTGTGGACCTACTGTTTATGACGCATCACATATGGGACATGCTAG ATCATATATATCTTTCGATATATTAAGGCGTGTCTTATCTGATTATTTTGgatacgatattttatatgtgATGAATATTACTGATATAGATGATAAAATTATAAAGAGAGCTagacaaaattatttatatgagAAATATATAGAAGAAAATCATACTCTTGATGAAATCCTGGATGATGCAAAATATGTAAtgtgtatttttgaagatacAGTGAAGAATACGAATGATACAGATAAAAAATGTATGCTAGAGGCATTGTTGTGCAATGTGGAAAAAGCTATTGAAAATTTGGAAAACGTAGTAAAGCTTAAAGatgaagaaaaaatgaaagaatatcaagaa TTATTATTAAAAGAAGCACGAGATCCTTTGGCAGAATGGTTGGATAAAACGAAAGGAGCTACAGTTACAGAACATTCTATTTTTACCAAATTATCACAACATTGGGAAATGGAATTTCACAAAGATATGGATtctttaaat aTATTAAGGCCAAATGTTTTAACAAGAGTTAGTGAATACATACCtgaaattataacatttattgaaaaaattatagaaaatggAATTGCATATGAAAGTAATGGTTCTGTATATTTCGATGTTGCTACCTTTGATAAGCAGGATAAACATTATTATGCTAAACTCGTCCCAGAAGCATATGGCGATACATCGAGTTTGCAAGAAGGAGAag gAGATTTAAGTGGTACAAAGGTATCTGAAAAAAGATCACCAACTGATTTTGCACTTTGGAAATGTTCAAAGGAAGGAGAACCTTGGTGGGAAAGCCCTTGGGGTAAAGGACGACCAGGTTGGCATATAGAATGTTCAGTTATGGCATCTATAATTTGTGGAGAAAGTTTAGATATTCATACTGGAGGGATAGATTTGAAGTTTCCCCATCATGATAATGAAATGGCACAAGCAGAAGCATACTATAATAATTCTAATTGggttaaatattttcttcattCTGGTCATTTGACCATAGCAGGATGCAAAATGTCAAAATCactaaaaaatttcattactaTACAAGATGCATTAAAAAAGCACTCAGCAAGACAACTTAGGCTTGCATTTCTTTTGCATTCATGGAAAGATACATTAGATTACAGTGATGATACCATGCATATGGCCATTCAATATGAAAAgtttttaaat gaattctttttaaatgtaaaatgtaaaattagaTCTTTGGGTTCAGAGACAAATATTAATACTTTTACTAAATGGACTAAATCTGAAGTGGAATTAAATGAAAAGTTTTATCATGCCAGGGACTTAGTACATAACGCATTATGTG ACAATATTGATACAAGGAGTGCGCTTGATGCCGTTAGGGATCTTGTGACGCATTGCAATATTTAcatgaaagaaataaaacaacCAAATACACTATTACTTAGAGATGTTGCAGTTTATATTACaaaaatgtttattatatttgGGGTTATATCATCGCATGATAGTATTGGTTTTCCAGTTGACAGCAATACCGCGAATTTAAAT gtTGAAGAAGTCGTTATGCCCTACCTTGAAATTTTGGCAAATTTCCGTGAGAAAGTAAGAAATCATGCTAAAGCTTTGAAAGCTAGTAGTATTCTTGAGGAATGTGATACATTACGTGACGATATTTTACCAAATATTGGAGTTCGTTTGGAAGATAGTAATGAAGAagtttgtaaaattaaattagtaaataaagaagaactATTAAAAGAGAAGATTCATAAGAAGCAAATGGAGTTGGAAAGGACGTtggagaaggaaagaagaaaagcgGAAGCTGCAGCGAAGGAAGCGCTGAGAAAAATTCCGCCTTCTGAGATGTTTAAGCtagaaaaagataaatattcTCAATTCGATGGCAAT GGTGTACCGACGCATTATATTGATGGTACAGAAATCAGTAAAGGACAGATGAAGAAGTTGCTGAAATTGCAGCAAGCCCAAGAGAAGAGATACAACGAATATCTTGCTTCTACCAATAATGCTTAA
- the CysRS gene encoding cysteine--tRNA ligase, cytoplasmic isoform X2, whose translation MTHHIWDMLGTKSYISFDILRRVLSDYFGYDILYVMNITDIDDKIIKRARQNYLYEKYIEENHTLDEILDDAKYVMCIFEDTVKNTNDTDKKCMLEALLCNVEKAIENLENVVKLKDEEKMKEYQELLLKEARDPLAEWLDKTKGATVTEHSIFTKLSQHWEMEFHKDMDSLNILRPNVLTRVSEYIPEIITFIEKIIENGIAYESNGSVYFDVATFDKQDKHYYAKLVPEAYGDTSSLQEGEGDLSGTKVSEKRSPTDFALWKCSKEGEPWWESPWGKGRPGWHIECSVMASIICGESLDIHTGGIDLKFPHHDNEMAQAEAYYNNSNWVKYFLHSGHLTIAGCKMSKSLKNFITIQDALKKHSARQLRLAFLLHSWKDTLDYSDDTMHMAIQYEKFLNEFFLNVKCKIRSLGSETNINTFTKWTKSEVELNEKFYHARDLVHNALCDNIDTRSALDAVRDLVTHCNIYMKEIKQPNTLLLRDVAVYITKMFIIFGVISSHDSIGFPVDSNTANLNVEEVVMPYLEILANFREKVRNHAKALKASSILEECDTLRDDILPNIGVRLEDSNEEVCKIKLVNKEELLKEKIHKKQMELERTLEKERRKAEAAAKEALRKIPPSEMFKLEKDKYSQFDGNGVPTHYIDGTEISKGQMKKLLKLQQAQEKRYNEYLASTNNA comes from the exons ATGACGCATCACATATGGGACATGCTAGGTACAAA ATCATATATATCTTTCGATATATTAAGGCGTGTCTTATCTGATTATTTTGgatacgatattttatatgtgATGAATATTACTGATATAGATGATAAAATTATAAAGAGAGCTagacaaaattatttatatgagAAATATATAGAAGAAAATCATACTCTTGATGAAATCCTGGATGATGCAAAATATGTAAtgtgtatttttgaagatacAGTGAAGAATACGAATGATACAGATAAAAAATGTATGCTAGAGGCATTGTTGTGCAATGTGGAAAAAGCTATTGAAAATTTGGAAAACGTAGTAAAGCTTAAAGatgaagaaaaaatgaaagaatatcaagaa TTATTATTAAAAGAAGCACGAGATCCTTTGGCAGAATGGTTGGATAAAACGAAAGGAGCTACAGTTACAGAACATTCTATTTTTACCAAATTATCACAACATTGGGAAATGGAATTTCACAAAGATATGGATtctttaaat aTATTAAGGCCAAATGTTTTAACAAGAGTTAGTGAATACATACCtgaaattataacatttattgaaaaaattatagaaaatggAATTGCATATGAAAGTAATGGTTCTGTATATTTCGATGTTGCTACCTTTGATAAGCAGGATAAACATTATTATGCTAAACTCGTCCCAGAAGCATATGGCGATACATCGAGTTTGCAAGAAGGAGAag gAGATTTAAGTGGTACAAAGGTATCTGAAAAAAGATCACCAACTGATTTTGCACTTTGGAAATGTTCAAAGGAAGGAGAACCTTGGTGGGAAAGCCCTTGGGGTAAAGGACGACCAGGTTGGCATATAGAATGTTCAGTTATGGCATCTATAATTTGTGGAGAAAGTTTAGATATTCATACTGGAGGGATAGATTTGAAGTTTCCCCATCATGATAATGAAATGGCACAAGCAGAAGCATACTATAATAATTCTAATTGggttaaatattttcttcattCTGGTCATTTGACCATAGCAGGATGCAAAATGTCAAAATCactaaaaaatttcattactaTACAAGATGCATTAAAAAAGCACTCAGCAAGACAACTTAGGCTTGCATTTCTTTTGCATTCATGGAAAGATACATTAGATTACAGTGATGATACCATGCATATGGCCATTCAATATGAAAAgtttttaaat gaattctttttaaatgtaaaatgtaaaattagaTCTTTGGGTTCAGAGACAAATATTAATACTTTTACTAAATGGACTAAATCTGAAGTGGAATTAAATGAAAAGTTTTATCATGCCAGGGACTTAGTACATAACGCATTATGTG ACAATATTGATACAAGGAGTGCGCTTGATGCCGTTAGGGATCTTGTGACGCATTGCAATATTTAcatgaaagaaataaaacaacCAAATACACTATTACTTAGAGATGTTGCAGTTTATATTACaaaaatgtttattatatttgGGGTTATATCATCGCATGATAGTATTGGTTTTCCAGTTGACAGCAATACCGCGAATTTAAAT gtTGAAGAAGTCGTTATGCCCTACCTTGAAATTTTGGCAAATTTCCGTGAGAAAGTAAGAAATCATGCTAAAGCTTTGAAAGCTAGTAGTATTCTTGAGGAATGTGATACATTACGTGACGATATTTTACCAAATATTGGAGTTCGTTTGGAAGATAGTAATGAAGAagtttgtaaaattaaattagtaaataaagaagaactATTAAAAGAGAAGATTCATAAGAAGCAAATGGAGTTGGAAAGGACGTtggagaaggaaagaagaaaagcgGAAGCTGCAGCGAAGGAAGCGCTGAGAAAAATTCCGCCTTCTGAGATGTTTAAGCtagaaaaagataaatattcTCAATTCGATGGCAAT GGTGTACCGACGCATTATATTGATGGTACAGAAATCAGTAAAGGACAGATGAAGAAGTTGCTGAAATTGCAGCAAGCCCAAGAGAAGAGATACAACGAATATCTTGCTTCTACCAATAATGCTTAA